DNA sequence from the Streptomyces canus genome:
GTGCGCGGCGAGCCAGGCGGCCAGTCGCCGCGGCAGCCACTCGTCCAGCTCATGCCCGATCAGCGCGCTCCACAGCAGCGGGTCGTCCGGGCGTATGCAGGAGACCGCCGCCCAGCCGTCCGCCGTGGGCAGCAACCGGCACCCGCCGCCCACCGAGACCCGCCCCCTGCGAGTGGCGCCGGTCAGCGCCGCCCGCTCGGCCAGCAGCCGCCCTCCGTCCACCCGTACCGGACGGCCCGCCTCCACCCCGGCCCGCCCGATGTGCGTAGCCAGGCGCGCGGCGAGAGCGGCCGCCTCGCCCATGGGTACCAGCGGAGTCCCGCCAGCGTGCCCGGTCAGCCACATCACTCCGCTGCGTGCCCAGGCGCCTGCCGCGGCAGTTGCTGACTGCGGTGACCAAGTGACCATGCCCGGATGGTAGAACGGGGAGGTGGCTGCCCCAACCATGATGCGTGTCGAGGACCTGGCCGCGGGCGCGGCACAGGCGGAGCTGCTCGGTGCGGACGGGACCGTGGAGGACCCGCTGGTCGTCGTCGACCTGGACCAGCCGGCCGCCGACAAGACAGTGCTGCGCCGGGCGGTGCGGCGGGCCGCGGAGTGCGACCGACTGCTGGTGGGCCTCACCCGCACGACCGACGGCACACGCCACCTCGTCTCACCGCTGCTGGACGCGCTGGACCTGACACTCGTGCCCGTCGACAGCGCCGATCGGCGTCTGGTGGCCGTCGACGACCCCGAGGCGACAGCCCGCACCCTGGTGCGCGCGGCCGCGGACAGCCCCCAGGCGGCCGTCATCCTGGGCCGTCTGCTGCGCACCGGCCCGCGGCTGACCGTAGGACAGGCCCTCGACGCCGAGTCACTCGCCTACTCCACACTGCTGGCGGGCCGTCGCTTCGCCCGCTGGCAGGCCGCCCGCGCCCCCCGCCGGCCGCCGCCGCCCGCCCCGGCCGATCCCGTGCTCGTGTGCCGGGACGGGGACGTCCTGCGGGTGACCCTCAACCGGCCGGAACGGCACAACGCCTATGGCCGGGAACTGCGCGACGCCCTAGTCGCCGCGCTCGACCTCGCACTGCTGGACGACACCCTCACCGAGGTCGTCCTGAGCGGCAACGGGCCCTCCTTCTGCTCCGGCGGCGACCTCGGCGAATTCGGAGTCGCCCGCGACCTGGACACCGCACATCTGATCCGCACCCGCGCCGGCGCCGCCCTTCCGCTGCACAAGCTGCGCGACCGCGTCACCGTCCGCCTCCACGGCAACTGCATCGGCGCCGGGATCGAGCTGCCCGCCTTCGCCTCCCGGGTCGTCGCCGACCCGGGAGCCGTCTTCCGCCTGCCCGAGCTGGGCATGGGCCTGATCCCCGGCGCCGGCGGAACGGTCAGCGTTCCGCGCCGCATCGGCCGCTGGCGCACCCTCCATCTCGTGCTGACCGGCTGCCCGCTCACCGCCGAACGCGCCCTGGACTGGGGTCTGGTCGACGAACTGAGCCCGT
Encoded proteins:
- a CDS encoding enoyl-CoA hydratase/isomerase family protein, whose amino-acid sequence is MMRVEDLAAGAAQAELLGADGTVEDPLVVVDLDQPAADKTVLRRAVRRAAECDRLLVGLTRTTDGTRHLVSPLLDALDLTLVPVDSADRRLVAVDDPEATARTLVRAAADSPQAAVILGRLLRTGPRLTVGQALDAESLAYSTLLAGRRFARWQAARAPRRPPPPAPADPVLVCRDGDVLRVTLNRPERHNAYGRELRDALVAALDLALLDDTLTEVVLSGNGPSFCSGGDLGEFGVARDLDTAHLIRTRAGAALPLHKLRDRVTVRLHGNCIGAGIELPAFASRVVADPGAVFRLPELGMGLIPGAGGTVSVPRRIGRWRTLHLVLTGCPLTAERALDWGLVDELSPSGPTGA